TGGCGCTCTCGATCTCCTGCGGATGGAACCCCATCGCGCCATCGCCGATGATGCAGCACACCGGCTGGCCCGGGCGCGCGACCGCCGCGCCGATCGCCTGCGCCGGTCCCGCGCCGAGCATCCCGAACTTGAAGGTCGAGAGCAGCGTGTTCGGCACCTCCATCAGGTGGTGGAACATCGTCCAGATCGCCGCGTTGCCGCCGTCGGCGACGAGCACGGTCCCCTTGGGGAAGACGGCGCGGCAGGTGGACGCGATGTGCGCGGGATGCATCGGGACGGCCACGTCGTCCAGCGCCTTGTCCCAGCCGGCGCGGTCGGCGGCGATGCGACGCTGATACGCCGCGATGCGCGAGCCGTGCAGGCCGCGCTGCGCCTCGAGCATCGGCGTGCGTTCGAGCGCCTCGGCGAGCAGCGTGAGGAAGCGACCGACGTCGGCCTCGATGCCGAGATCGACCGGCCGGTTGAGCCCGATCATCGCGCCGTCGATGTCCACCTGGATCGCGCGCTGCGTCGCCGGGTCACGCCAGTACGGCGGGCGTCCCCACCAGTCGGTCTCGCCGAGCCGGGACCCGAGGATGAGCACCACGTCGGCATCGTTGCGGACCTTGTGGTTGAGCTCCACGTGCGGCATCGGGATCGCGAGCGGCGACGATTCGCTCAGCACGCCGCGGGCGGCCCAGCTGGTGGTCACCGGCGCCTGCAGCGCCTCGGCGACGCGCGCGAGGGCGGTGAAGGCCTGCGCGTGGATGACGCCGCTCCCCGCGTGGAGCATCGGGGCGCTCGCCTGGCGGAGCAGGCGCGCGGCCTCCTCCACGTCGGCCATCGCGGGTTCGAGCGGTGACCGGCGCCGCGAGCGCGCCGGCGCCCACAGGGCCGGCTCGCGCTCGAGCTTCCCGTTCATGATCGTCTCGGGCACGTCGAGGTGGACCACACCGGGGCGCCCTTCGAAGCTCGCGCGCAGCGCCTTCCGCGCGAGCTCGGGAAGGCGATCGGGGGACGAGACCGCGGTGCTCCACTTCGCGAGCTTGCCGATCACGCCCGTCTGGTCGAAGCACTGGTACGCGCCGCCGCGATCGGGATACATGATCCCCGGGCGCCGCGCACTCGTGATCGCCAGCACGCGATTGCCCTCGGCCTGCTCCACCACGAGGCCGGGCAGCAGGTTCGCGACGCCGGGACCGTTGCTCGCCATGCAGACGCCAAGCTTGCCGGTGAGGCGCGCGTACGCGCCCGCCATGTGCGCGGCGGAGGTCTCGTGGCGCGGCGTCACGATCCCGATGCCGAGTCGATGGAGTGCGGAGTAGAAGCCGAAATAGGTCCCGTCGATGATGCCGAAGACCTGCTCCACGCCTTCCGCCTGCAACATGCGCGCGAGGACCTCGCCGCCGGTGGTGCCCGACATCATCTGCCTCGGAGTGGGGACCCGCACACGGTACGGGTCAGGGGACGATGCGGGGATAGGCATTTCCCCCACGCCAACTCGGGCCGCGCCTGACAGCCGATTCCGCACGGCATTCGCATCGTCCATCCCATGCGACACCGGACCATCATCGAGCCGTTCCGCATCAAGAGCGTCGAGCCCATCCGCCTCAGCACGGAGTCGGAGCGCACGGCCGCGCTGCAGGCGGCGCACTACAACCCGTTCCTCCTCGACTCCGACCAGGTCATCATCGACCTGCTCACCGACAGCGGCACGTCGGCGATGAGCGTCGAACAATGGGCCGGCGTGATGGTCGGCGACGAGGCGTACGCCGGCTCGCGCTCCTGGAAGCGGATGGAGCGCGCGGTGCATGACCTCACCGGCATGGCGCACGTCCTCCCGACG
This window of the Gemmatimonadota bacterium genome carries:
- a CDS encoding thiamine pyrophosphate-binding protein, producing the protein MSGTTGGEVLARMLQAEGVEQVFGIIDGTYFGFYSALHRLGIGIVTPRHETSAAHMAGAYARLTGKLGVCMASNGPGVANLLPGLVVEQAEGNRVLAITSARRPGIMYPDRGGAYQCFDQTGVIGKLAKWSTAVSSPDRLPELARKALRASFEGRPGVVHLDVPETIMNGKLEREPALWAPARSRRRSPLEPAMADVEEAARLLRQASAPMLHAGSGVIHAQAFTALARVAEALQAPVTTSWAARGVLSESSPLAIPMPHVELNHKVRNDADVVLILGSRLGETDWWGRPPYWRDPATQRAIQVDIDGAMIGLNRPVDLGIEADVGRFLTLLAEALERTPMLEAQRGLHGSRIAAYQRRIAADRAGWDKALDDVAVPMHPAHIASTCRAVFPKGTVLVADGGNAAIWTMFHHLMEVPNTLLSTFKFGMLGAGPAQAIGAAVARPGQPVCCIIGDGAMGFHPQEIESAIRLGAPVVFIVMVDRQWGMVKMNQQFMLRPIKTMLFKHLDADETIKADLGEIRWDDLARSMGAHGERVSEAAALRPALERALASGRCAVVHVDVDPVKHMWAPGLLHFKKMHEEPAGR